One Thiohalorhabdus sp. Cl-TMA genomic window, GCCGAGGAAGATCCCGGAAATCCGGCGCCTGGAAGCGGTCGTCCTTCAACCGGCCCGAGACATTGGCTGGAAGGCCCAGCGATGGCTCTATCATCGTTTCCGGCATTTGATGCGCCAAGGCAAATTCCTCCCAAGTGGTCGCGACAGCCGGGGCCCTGAACTGGCCGGCTTCCTCTGGGCGCTGGCCCGGGAAACGACCCCGAAGGGTGCCCAGGCATGAGCCGCCAAAAATGGTCTGACCCAGGTTAACGATAGTAACTTCCGGCAAATGGACTCACGGTCGGGACCGGTAGTGGGAATCCTCGCGCACATTATGAGATCGGCCACCGGCGCAAATGCTCGCACCTAGGCCGAGGTCGCCCCGCGACGGATGACGGGAATGGTGGTACCGACCCGCGAATGTAGGTTGGATCCACCGTCGCAACGACCCGATTCTGAACCGATTTGCCTAATTGTTCTTTCAACCAGAAGGCCGGGCTTGACAGGGCCAAAAACATGTCAGTGTGCTGTAGCATCAGGTTGACGCTGTGCTCCCGCACGTGGCAGCCACGGCGTGCCCTACCTAGATGTCGGGACTCGGAGGGTTGTGTGGCTTCCTCCGAAAGCGGTCGGGGTCTGATTCGTAATACGCCTTGAGGACCTCGACCGGGGTCCGTGCGGCCAGGTTCTTTTGGGGCATCTGGCCGTTGTACAGGCGGCGATAGCGTTCCAAGGTCGCTTCCAGCTCCTCCCGGTTCCGGAGGTGAACGGAAGCAAGAACCTCGCTGATCCGACCGTTGAAGCGCTCCACCAAGCCGTTGGTTTCCGGCTGCCGGGGCGGAATGAGCCGGTGCGCAATGCCCTGTTCGGCACACAACTGGTCTACGGGGTGCTTCCCCGACGGCTGCCTGTCTGGGCGATGCAAACGGTCCGTGAAGCAGGCCTCATTGTCCGACAACAGGTGCGTGATCTGGAACGGGGCCCGCTGGCTCAGGTTGTTCACGAAGGACCGGGCTGTCGCCGCCTTGCGGTCGGCGCGGATCTCGAAATACACCCACTTGCTGGCCCGGTCGATGGCCACATAGAGGAATTGCCGCTCGGTTTCCTCCGGCAACTGGGGCAGATACTTCAGGTCCACATGGACGAAGCCCGGCTCGTAGTCCTTGAACGTCTTGCGGCGCTGGGCCTGTTCCGCTGGCTCACCCAACAACTGGGCCCGCAAGGCCTTCAGATCGTTGACCTCGTTGCGCTTGAGGCAGCGCAGTAGCGCAGCCCGGGACAGGCTGGGATCCAGGAAGTCCCGGGCGATGCGAAGCAGGTCATCCACGGGCAGCAGAAACAGCTTGCGCAGCTCCACGAGGACGGCTTCGGTCTCCGGCGCCATCGAGGTCCGAATGCGGTACGGCACGGGCAGGAGCCATCTTCCACCGTCTGGCGCCGTTTCCATTTGCGGACCGTGGTCTCGGAAAGCCCCAACTCCCGGGCCAATTTGGTCGTACCCTTGTCGGACTCCTGGATATAGCGCCGAATCCGGGGCGGGCAGTGGTCGCGTTGTCATGAAGCCGGGTGCTCAACCTTCCACCTCCTCCAACAGGTATTCAACGACCGACCGCGCTTCCAGGTAAACAAGACTACGGGGAGGGAGACAATCCTCCGAGGCCAAACACCTAGATGTGGGATTTGAATAGATTGTCCACGGGTTTCAACCCACTAACGCTGAAGGTGGGAAACTGCAGCAACCTGGGAGAAACCCCGTGGACGTCTGCCGCAAAATGCCCGGCCTGCACCGGCAGGTCGAGCGGTATGGGTCCGACGCGTCCTGGAAACGGGACGCAGTTTCCGGTCGGTAGCTGCCGAGTCGGGGTCTGCACCCGGACCCGTGGGGAAATGGGTGCGGCGGTATCAGGCAGAGGGCCAGTCCGGCCTACAGGAGCGCTCCTGTAGGCCGCGCCGGAGTCCGGGGGCAACGGCTCCAGGCCGGGTCCGGCGAATCGTGCGGCTGCGCCGCCTGGGCTGGACCGGCAAGCGCATCGCCCAGACCTGCGGGATCTCCCGGGCCACGGTGTCCTGCATCTTGCGGCTGCGGAAGCTCAGCCGGGCGCGGGACCTGGTGCCGACGCGGCCGGCCAACCGCTATGAGCACGAGGCGCCGGGCGACTTGGTTCACCTGGATATCAAGAAGCTCGGACGCTTTGCACGGCCCGGTCACCGAGTGACCGGGGACCGCACGCAGGGCTCACCCAGCGCCGGCTGGGAATATGTGCATGGGCAGCCGTGGATGATGCCTCCCGGCTCAGCTATGCAGCGGTGAAGCCCAATGAGCGCCAGGAAACGGCCGAGCGATTTTTGCGGGAAGCCCTGGCCTACTTCCGGCGCCTCGGCATCCGCCACGTGCATCGAGTACTCACGGAAAATGGCAGTTGCTACCGCTCCAGGCGATTTCGGCGGGTGTGCCGCGGTTTGGGCATTCAGCAGGGCTTCACCAAGCCCTATTCGCCGCAAACCAACGACAAGGCGGAGCGCTTCATCCAGACGGCGTTGAACGAATGGGCCTATGCAGCGGAGTACCGCTCCTCCGAGCAGCGCCGCCAACGGCTGCCCGAGTGGCTCAAGGAGTACAACTGGCTACGGCCACATGGAAGTCTGAACGATCGGCCACCGGTCAGCGTACTGGGGTAACCGGGGACAACTTCTTGCTACAGCACAACTAGTTCCGACGCATGATTGGAGGATTATCCAGGCGGGAACACCTTGGACTCACAAGCGAACTATGCCGCGGCCTTTACGAGAAGTTCTCGCTCCCCCGCCCCGGGAGGGGGCTTATGCAGGCGGCGTGGGGTCGGTCAGTCGGACCCTGCTAAAGCGATCGGCGCGTACCACGGCCTGAAATAACCAATTCCTGTTGTGTAGGCCGACAGGTCAAACTGCAGACGATCCCCACTGGAGGATGGCCGGTCCGGGCAAACTTAGCTGGAGTTGACCCGCTTTCGTGGACACCTGACCCTTTGGCTTGAAAGGAGTCCACGATGGCCAAGTCGCAAGCCCGGTATTCGGCGGAATTCCGGGAACAGATGGTGGAGCTGGTCCGGGCGGGCCGGAGCCCCCACGAGTTAGCCGAGGAGTTTGAGCCCTCGGCCCAGACGATTCGCAACTGGTTTCTCCAGGCCGAGCGGGACGCCGGAAACCGCTCGGATGGCCTGAACAGTGAGGAGCAGGCCGAATTGTGTCGCCTGCGCCAGGAGAACCGCCAGCTCCGGGAGGAGCGGGAGATCCTGGGAAAGGCCGCGGCCTGGTTCGCTCGGGAATCCAAGACGGTTCCACCCGAATCTTCCGATTCGTGAGGGCGAACCAGGCAATGCATTCGGTGGCGACCATGTGCCGGGTACTGGGCGTCTCTCGCAGCGGCTTCTACGCCTGGCGGCGGCGCCAGCCCTCGGCTCGGGAGCGGGCCGATCGAGCCCTGCTCGGCCAAATTCGGGCCATCCATGGGCGGTCTCGCGGTACTTACGGAGCGCCTCGCATTCATGCCGAGCTGGCTGAAGCTGGATTCCCGGTGAGCCGCAAACGCGTTGCTCGGTTGATGCGGCAGGACAGCCTGCGCGGCGTGACGCGCCGCAAGGGCATCCGGACCACCACGCCGGCGCAGCAGGAGCGCCCGGCGCCGGACTGGGTGGACCGAGCTTTCCAAGCCGAGGCACCGGATGCGCTCTGGGTCTCGGACATTACGTATATGCCCACGGACGCCGGCTTTCTGTACCTGGCCATGGTGCTCGATGTTTTCAGCCGCCGTGTGGTCGGCTGGTCGATGGCCGGCCACATGCGCACCGAACTCGTGCTGAACGCCCTGGATATGGCGGTGCACAGCCGCAAGCCGGAATCGGTCATCCACCATTCCGACCAGGGATGTCAATACACCTCGCTGGCCTTCGGTCAGCGCTGCCAGGAGGCCGGCATTGCCCAGTCCATGGGCTCGGTCGGGGATTGCTATGACAACGCCCTGGCCGAGAGCTTTTTCGCGACCCTCGAATGCGAATTGATCGACCGTCAGCGCTTCCGAAACCACCCGGCGG contains:
- a CDS encoding IS3 family transposase (programmed frameshift), giving the protein MAKSQARYSAEFREQMVELVRAGRSPHELAEEFEPSAQTIRNWFLQAERDAGNRSDGLNSEEQAELCRLRQENRQLREEREILGKAGGLVRSGIQDGSTRIFRFVRANQAMHSVATMCRVLGVSRSGFYAWRRRQPSARERADRALLGQIRAIHGRSRGTYGAPRIHAELAEAGFPVSRKRVARLMRQDSLRGVTRRKGIRTTTPAQQERPAPDWVDRAFQAEAPDALWVSDITYMPTDAGFLYLAMVLDVFSRRVVGWSMAGHMRTELVLNALDMAVHSRKPESVIHHSDQGCQYTSLAFGQRCQEAGIAQSMGSVGDCYDNALAESFFATLECELIDRQRFRNHPAAKRAIFEFIEGWYNPTRRHSALGQRSPRDHEQAWQEAA